From the Theileria parva strain Muguga chromosome 3 map unlocalized ctg_531, whole genome shotgun sequence genome, one window contains:
- the UFL1 gene encoding Uncharacterized conserved protein (DUF2042) family protein — protein sequence MVSISELRSRLASAQSTKSKLRLSNLQCIDLLLKICKKKGVDLITSTDGMLFYTLEEVQAEVENELLSRGGRIPIFELNSVLNFQPDHIDRAVSNIVKPGGEYLNSHGVIISKQYLERLMHSIDDRIQECGTVAISDLSKEYDLPLEMMRTYVSANLGSIIKGNINGNLIESLTFEQRKINNFLASVLAITMPISTNDLSRIIKQNINTVNDTLGNLIKQGNVNGFIKGNEFVPQCYINSVDTFLTHYYARNGYIEVSLINSFHYFTTNTINKHTNNGMKHNKATKSNHKPIKHTNSSIKNGNLTVKDGSSTVKNDINTVHGGILDNSVKLETVYINKELFEPVSILINESISNRSWSDLGSMLPSILTANDWAIVVSTIKNASKNGTLLNTLYLSNSFIADLTKYIISTMDKCKDKVEDFRMVFYKSKLSKDHLLHCFNLIMSNEFSNDQLNESTLDVLKGPDSSPNSNNPSETHSNMSSPLHLSTDTSTEENIEKYSELYSILNDSSELFELIELELKKELLVIIANMNKVLRSDKAKVSSDSTEKLITHLMECELTLKAFDLVNRDKVDTTLKSETLKPDVKFQKAVGSPVKPTEIVPKPEIYVLIQFLSKELCSSVFKLLLERYLMNNKLVDGPVTVDSNNRSKMIELIVDDDIKELFKTFTTHLKNKNAQQCLSISRDLCKLMYINYNVKKDSRNFIRSKLTHFNQQLSSLTKLDSILTCYASLNIILLKANHYVFFCDKLWAVREVLKLFNPILSTHPQLPLIQSIVDLVEPSDPANLSPTNTSIYTQTDKELEEKTMELINVFKV from the exons ATGGTTAGTATATCAGAATTGAGAAGTAGATTAGCTTCGGCTCAGTCtacaaaatcaaaattaagGCTAAGTAACCTTCAGTGTATTGACTTACTGTtgaaaatatgtaaaaaaaAGGGAGTTGACCTAATTACTAGCACAGATGGgatgttattttacactcTCGAGGAGGTTCAAGCTGAAGTGGAAAATGAACTGTTGTCCAGAGGTGGTAGAATCCCTATTTTTGAGCTCAACTCTGTTCTTAATTTTCAACCTGACCACATCGACAGGGCAGTTTCCAACATAGTTAAACCTGGTGGAGAATATCTAAATTCTCACGGAGTTATTATAAGTAAGCAATATCTTGAGCGACTAATGCATTCTATTGATGACCGAATTCAAGAGTGTGGTACTGTTGCAATATCTGACCTATCAAAAGAGTACGACCTTCCACTAGAAATGATGCGCACATACGTATCGGCTAACCTTGGCTCTATTATTAAGGGGAATATTAACGGGAATTTGATAGAATCTTTAACTTTTGAGCAGAGGAAAATTAACAACTTTCTAGCCTCAGTTTTGGCAATCACAATGCCCATCTCAACCAACGATTTATCCAgaattattaaacaaaaCATCAATACGGTAAATGATACACTTGGTAATCTGATTAAACAGGGTAACGTTAACGGCTTTATCAAGGGTAATGAGTTTGTTCCTCAGTGTTACATTAATTCAGTTGACACCTTCTTAACACACTATTACGCCCGTAACGGTTATATTGAGGTTAGTCTCATCAATTCATTTCATTATTTCACAACAAACACCATTAATAAACATACAAATAACGGCATGAAACACAATAAAGCCACTAAATCTAACCACAAACCCATAAAACACACTAATTCATCCATAAAGAATGGCAATTTAACAGTTAAGGACGGAAGTTCCACTGTAAAGAATGATATCAATACTGTTCACGGAGGCATATTggataatagtgtaaaattggaaactgtgtatataaataaagaaTTATTTGAGCCAGTGAGCATACTAATAAATGAGTCAATAAGTAATAGAAGTTGGAGTGATTTGGGTTCAATGTTACCTTCAATTTTAACGGCAAATGATTGGGCAATTGTAGTTTCGACTATAAAAAATGCATCTAAGAATGGGACTCTACTCAATACCTTGTACTTATCAAACTCATTTATCGCAGATTTAACCAAGTATATCATTAGCACTATGGACAAATGTAAGGATAAGGTTGAGGATTTCAGAATGGTTTTCTACAAatctaaattatcaaaagaTCATCTGCTACATTGTTTTAATCTGATTATGTCGAATGAGTTTTCCAATGATCAACTCAATGAGAGCACTTTAGATGTTCTCAAGGGTCCTGATTCTTCTCCAAACTCCAACAATCCTTCAGAAACACACTCAAATATGTCATCACCCTTACATTTAAGCACTGATACATCAACTGAGGAGAACATTGAAAAGTATTCAGaattgtatagtatattaaatgACTCAAGTGAGTTATTTGAACTGATAGAACTTGAATTAAAGAAGGAGCTGTTGGTGATAATAGCTAATATGAATAAGGTTCTGAGGTCAGATAAGGCAAAAGTATCCTCTGATAGTACTGAAAAGCTTATCACACACTTGATGGAGTGTGAACTGACTTTAAAAGCCTTTGATTTGGTAAATCGCGACAAGGTTGATACAACCCTTAAGTCAGAGACTTTAAAACCAGATGTTAAATTTCAAAAGGCCGTTGGCAGTCCTGTGAAACCTACTGAAATTGTCCCGAAACCTGAAATCTACGTTTTAATACAGTTTTTGTCTAAGGAATTATGTTCTTCAGTGTTTAAGCTACTGTTAGAGCGTTACTTGATGAACAATAAGTTGGTTGATGGTCCAGTGACTGTTGACTCTAATAACCGTAGTAAGATGATTGAGTTGATAGTGGACGATGATATAAAGGAGCTTTTTAAGACTTTTACAACTCatttaaagaataaaaacGCACAACAGTGCTTATCAATCTCCCGAGACCTTTGTAAGCTCATGTACATCAACTATAACGTGAAGAAGGATTCCCGTAATTTTATTCGTTCAAAACTCACTCATTTTAATCAACAGCTCTCTTCACTCACCAAGTTGGATTCTATTCTCACCTGCTACGCTTCTCTAaacattatattattgaaGGCCAATCACTATGTGTTCTTCTGTGACAAGCTTTGGGCCGTACGCGAGGTTCTTAAACTCTTCAACCCAATTTTATCCACTCACCCTCAACTTCCACTCATTCAGTCCATTGTTGACCTTGTTGAACCTTCTGATCCTGCTAATTTATCACCAACAAATACATCCATCTATACCCAAACAG ATAAAGAATTGGAAGAAAAGACAATGGAGTTGATTAACGTTTTCAAGGTTTAA
- the nadD gene encoding Cytidylyltransferase family protein, with the protein MNAVTNVLLFCGAFDPITTGHMIMLDLCIKTNFFSEIRILPSGKREDKQYKAKDEDRTKMCQIAMDLFKKEYPNLKINISDYELKLANYVDTYFTLKHFNDTEPEKSFYFFMGSDLLPQMFDWPHSDNLVNIAHFLIAYREDFEIKQEDLNKLKSYKLLDELLWKNGQKTQTSPASSTQVRDTLKHGHKCGNLLLHPDVMKYVEENKLYDYKVPDNDIFTQT; encoded by the exons ATGAATGCTGTAACTAACGTGCTCTTGTTTTGTGGAGCTTTTGATCCCATTACCACCGGCCATATGATAATGCTGGATTTGTGTATTAAAACTAACTTTTTTTCAGAAATAAGGATATTGCCCAGCGGTAAAAGGGAAGATAAACAATATAAGGCCAAAGATGAAGATAGAACTAAAATGTGTCAAATCGCAATGGACCTCTTCAAAAAAGAATATCCCAACCTAAAGATTAACATCTCAGACTATGAACTAAAACTAGCTAATTATGTTGATACTTATTTCACTTTAAAACACTTTAACGATACAGAACCTGAAAAgagtttttatttttttatgGGATCCGATTTATTACCACAGATGTTTGATTG gCCTCATTCCGATAATTTAGTCAATATTgcacattttttaatagCATACCGTGAGGATTTTGAGATTAAACAAGAAGATTTGAACAAGCTTAAAAGTTATAAATTGTTGGATGAATTGTTATGGAAAAATGGACAAAAAACTCAAACATCACCAGCTTCGTCGACTCAAGTCAGAGATACTCTCAAACATGGACAT AAATGCGGAAACTTATTACTGCATCCTGATGTAATGAAATATGTTGAAGAGAATAAGTTATACGATTACAAAGTACCCGATAACGACATCTTTACTCaaacataa
- a CDS encoding Inositol polyphosphate kinase family protein, with the protein MSVQLEKSAQSIEMEKSQEEVPESNLGSKIPLEIMGESQLKLSGTSFILRDFGRNFVYKVIKTHSATEAVFYSIAYRIPIPHLNDFRVNNINPEVFDNISYLIDNDLIPLFYGITTISYEDYRWYDLGHVIDVSANTFKAIKLENLMYGLENPGVIDIKLGSHNVNDDQCYGEIDDKIKVKSVELWRELKNKYHNSVLNGTLKSHPNFNASDLGLPESYNNLDMHTLFMLIKTWRQKQVALETTEQELGFRITSIYIQHPNKNYVITSNEAKTLTKTQTMDLLDNIFKKDERMEIIRLNLISFLERLSEWINLQKSISIVASSILIIFDESNPNLHKIKWIDFTHIDHNSTPTTDNSSNMINGINNLMSIIKS; encoded by the exons atgtCAGTTCAGCTGGAAAAATCAGCTCAATCTATAGAAATGGAGAAGTCGCAGGAGGAAGTTCCTGAGAGTAATTTGGGATCTAAAATTCCGCTCGAAATCATGGGTGAAAGCCAACTAAAACTGAGCGGAACTTCCTTTATTCTCCGGGATTTTGGCCGAAATTTTGTCTACAAGGTGATTAAAACTCATTCTGCTACTGAAGCTGTTTTTTACTCGATTGCTTATCGCATTCCGATCCCTCACCTAAATGATTTCAGAGTTAACAACATTAATCCTGAAGTTTTTGACAATATTTCCTATCTCATCGATAATGATTTAATTCCTCTTTTTTATGGAATTACTACCATTTCATATGAAG attatCGTTGGTATGATCTGGGTCATGTAATTGATGTATCCGCTAACACATTCAAGGCCATtaag cTTGAAAACTTAATGTATGGGCTTGAAAATCCCGGTGTTATTGACATCAAACTCGGCTCACACAACGTCAATGATGATC AGTGTTATGGCGAAATTGATGATAAGATTAAGGTAAAATCCGTTGAACTTTGGAGAGAATTAAAGAACAAATACCACAATTCTGTTCTCAATGGAACATTAAAATCACATCCG AACTTTAATGCGTCAGATTTGGGATTGCCAGAATCTTATAATAACTTGGACATGCATACACTGTTCATGCTAATAAAGACCTGGAGGCAGAAGCAAGTTGCTTTGGAAACCACCGAGCAAGAACTTGGTTTTCGAATTACTTCAATATATATACAACATCCA AATAAGAATTATGTAATAACAAGCAATGAAGCCAAGACCTTAACTAAGACTCAAACAATGGACTTGCTTGACAA CATATTCAAGAAGGATGAGAGGATGGAGATTATTAGGCTCAACTTAATATCCTTTCTAGAGCGCTTAAGTGAGTGGATAAACCTCCAGAAGTCCATTTCCATAGTCGCCTCCTCAATTCTCATAATATTTGATGAAAGTAACCCGAATCTCCACAAAATTAAGTGGATTGACTTCACTCACATTGACCATAACTCCACTCCCACAACG GATAACAGTTCAAACATGATAAATGGCATTAATAACTTAATGTCAATAATTAAATCCTAA
- a CDS encoding SGS domain protein codes for MSLADLEEWRSLLNIATRPSVRTQIEHLIGNLESTLNASKNTNNVSKVVYNSLTSFSWDQTQKYVTILVPVSEEPKDVNVDINSDSLDIKFVCGPKNYQLKLKKLFSKINNSSWKWKSGYLQVKLEKENQTNWSSLTSTLDKEKKLLPPKTNESNPQTMLMDMMKNLYDQGDDEMKRTIAKAWTDAIDKKDFKP; via the exons aTGAGTTTGGCTGATTTAGAAGAGTGGCGTAGTCTCTTAAATATCGCCACTAGACCTTCCGTAAGAACACAGATTGAACACCTCATTGGCAATTTG GAATCCACCTTGAATGCTTCTAAAAATACCAATAACGTCTCgaaa GTAGTATATAACTCTTTAACATCATTTTCATGGGATCAAACTCAAAAATATGTAAC AATTTTGGTCCCAGTTTCTGAAGAGCCAAAGGACGTTAATGTCGATATTAACTCAGATTCACTGGACATTAAG TTTGTTTGTGGACCAAAAAACTACCAGCTCAAACTTAAAAAACtgttttctaaaattaacaaca GTAGTTGGAAATGGAAAAGTGGTTATTTGCAAgttaaacttgaaaag GAAAATCAAACTAATTGGTCATCATTAACTTCAACTCTTGATAAG GAAAAGAAACTATTACCTCCGAAAACCAATGAATCAAATCCACAAACCATGCTCATGGATATGATGAAAAATCTTTACGATCAA gGTGATGATGAAATGAAAAGAACAATAGCAAAAGCATGG ACTGATGCAATTGATAAAAAGGACTTTAAACCTTGA
- the rpiA gene encoding ribose 5-phosphate isomerase A, with protein MNKSNQLSLMKLVAEKAVDTYVKSNSIIALGTGRTSTFALERLANHIKTKSITNILGIPTSQATYLKAKELEIPLISLDEVIGSDRRINIAIDGADSVDSDLNLIKGGGGALFTEFMVEQYSDQLIIMIDESKLCNDHLLESHYLPIEIVKGCHLTTCKQIYSKFKSQIVNWSVRMNSDGSLFLTDNGNVIMDTQFKQTPLDQLQKDLKLIHGVVCSGLFLNMATKCLVAKSDNTIVTLER; from the exons ATGAACAAGAGCAATCAGCTTAGTCTAATGAAATTAGTG gctGAAAAAGCCGTAGATACTTACGTTAAAAGTAATTCAATAATCGCACTGGGGACTGGAAGGACCAGCACATTTGCCCTAGAAAGATTAGCAAATCatattaaaactaaatcAATAACTAACATTTTAGGAATTCCAACCAGTCAAGCTACTTATCTTAAA GCTAAGGAGCTTGAAATACCTTTAATTAGTTTGGATGAAGTGATTGGCTCTGACCGTAGAATAAACATTGCGATTGACGGAGCAGATTCCGTTGATTCTGATTTGAACTTGATCAAAGGAGGAGGAGGAGCTCTATTCACAGAATTCATGGTTGAACAATATTCCGATCAACTCATCATT ATGATAGATGAGTCAAAACTATGTAATGATCACCTGTTAGAATCGCATTATTTACCAATTGAGATAGTAAAAGGGTGTCATTTAACCACATGTAAGCAAATatattcaaaatttaaatctcAAATCGTAAATTGGAGTGTACGAATGAACTCAGATGGGTCACTCTTCTTAACTGATAACGGCAATGTTATCATGGATACACAATTTAAACAAACGCCTCTTGATCAATTACAAAAGGATCTCAAATTG ATACATGGAGTAGTTTGTTCAGGgctatttttaaatatggCTACCAAGTGCCTTGTGGCAAAATCCGATAACACAATTGTAACACTTGAACgttaa